TCGCCCTCTCGATTCAATTGGGAATTTGATAATCTAAATCTTGCCCCATCAATGGATGTTGTGGAAGATAAAGATCATTACAGTATTGAGCTTGAGATGCCCGGTATGGATGAAAAAGATATCAAGGTTTCTTTAGCGGATAATATATTGACCATTTCTGGTGAAAAGTCGACTTCTAAAAAGAATGAAGACAAAAAATATCTTTCTCGAGAAATTAGCTATGGGAAGTATGAGCGTTCTATTTCATTGCCTTCAACAATAGATGTTGATAAGGCTAAGGCAACTTTTAAAAAAGGAACACTTTGCATTGAGTTGCCGAAAAAAGAAGAGGCTAAAAAAAGTACTCGTGATATCAAAGTAGAAAAAGCGTAGTCTATTGGCCCTGTAGCTAACAGGGCAACACCTTGAGCGGATTACATCATACTCCTCTTCTTCCAGTGCAGTATACATATATTTGCTTTTTTCATCGACGTCTTGGTTTTTATTTAGAAAATTGACATTTATTTTTTTTCATTGCCAATGCGTTCAATGATTGCATGATTTGTATTGCTCATAAGAATTTCCTTATAAAGAGAAATTATCCTTTCTTCCTTATTGATCTAGAAATCAACAAATCTCAAAGAAAACATCATCAGAAAAGAACAAGAAACTCAATTACCTTACTTTTCTTATATTTATTGATGTATTTGAGAGATTTTTATTTATTAACTGTTGCAGAATTAATTATGCGAAGGCCAATAAGTTCTTTTTATTTTCCATGTGATATCTAATACGATATACAAATAATATTAAAAAATTTAAATTATTTTATGAACTTATTTTTAAGGACTTCTAAATAACTTCCCACATCATATTGATATTTTAGAAGCCCCTGATTTATTTTTAATATGCTTGTACTTCTGAGTGAATGTTATGATCACTAAGAGTGAAAGTGATCTTCTCTCGAATAGCCGGACACCTTGTTTAAGAGATATAATCTCATCAACAAGGAGTAATCATGGTAAGACAAGTTTATACAAAAGAGTTCAAAATTAAAGCTATTGAACTACTGGAATCAAGTAATAAGCCCTTAAGACAAGTAGCCAGAGAGCTTGTTGTAGCAGAAAATAACCTATATAACTGGCGCAAACAATACCTTCTCAAACAAGAGAAAGTATTCCCAAATCAATCTCAATTAAATGAAAAAGACTTAGAATTAAAGCGATTGAAAGCGCGTGTAGCGGAGCTGGAAGAAGAGCGAGAAATCTTAAAAAAGGCGGCAGCGTTTTTCGCCAAGGAAGGCCAGCGAAATATGCGGTAATAAAAGAACAATCGGCTTTTCATCGTGTACAAAAGCTTTGTTAGGCATTAGGCGTATCCAGTAGCGATTACAACAGGCATTGCGTAAGTTGGGTAAATATCATGGGAAAGCGAGGATCAAACGCTTAATGCAGCAGGAAGAACTCAAACCTAAAGCGGCAAGGCGTTTTAAAGTGACAACAGATAGTCGCCACTCAAAGCATGTGGCCGAAAATATCTTGGGAAGACCATTTAATCCTGTTGCTATTAACACCGTTTGGGCGTCTGATATAACCTACATTCAAACTGATGAGGGCTGGCTTTATCTAGCATAGATTTATTCAATCGACAGATTGTCGGTTGGAGCATGGGAACTCGGTTGGTTACAAGCCTTATTGAAGATGCTCTTATCATGGCGATTCACCGCAATAACCCACCTAATGGCGTTATTCATCATTCTGATATAGGATCTCAATATTGCAGTAATGCTTATCAATCGCTTCTCAAAGAACATGATTTTATTTGCTCCATGAGTGGCTCGGGTAACTGTTATGACAATGCAGTTATGGAAAGTTTCTATCATACTTTGAAAGTCGAAATGATTTATGGGGAACAATATAAAACTAGAAAGGATGCTCGATTAGCTCTATTCGATTACATTGAAGTGTTTTACAATCGTCAGCGCATCCATTCAACTTTAGGGTTTCAGACCCCGAATGACTTTGGGTTGGTTGCATAATGTTGGTGTCCTGTTTTTTCGAGGAAAGATCAAATGTGGCGTATTTTGAGGCGACTATAGGCATTTGTTCATTATTCTACGGGTGCTTTTTTAAAATGTCGAACTACCTTTGTCGTCGCATTGTCAATTATTTCGCCTCTAATGTCGCCGGGTGTATCACTAACTTCGGCTAACATCCAAATATATAATTTCTCAATATCATCGCCAGACTTATATTGTATTATTTTCTCATTGGAATAAATTCGTGCGGTATATTGTTGATTCATATCTCATTCTCCATTCAAGATATTGCTCAATAAATCCATTTCACAATTTCATCTTGAAAGACCTTCTTTTAAGCAAAATCTTATTATAAATTATAGCCTAGTTGGGGTGCTCGTTGAGATGTTTTGATACGTTTTGCTTGTCCTATTTGTTTAATCAGATATTCGTCAAGGAATCGGCGGTTTAACAAACCAGTCAAGAGCTCGCAGATTGATTGAGAATGCAGTATGGGGTAAGTCAGGATACGTGTGCAAAATGGGTCACTTCATTTTTATAGAGACCCATAACCCTTGCCGTGTATGGGTTGTAGCCTTTTGCCATAGAAATGGTTTTTAAGATAAAAATTAGAGTAAACTATTACTGCTCCCATGGTGGCTTTGGTGTGATTGTCAATGGGGTAGAACTATCATCTTTTTTCATTTCCTCCTGATTTGCAGTAAGATCAAGAGCGTTATGTCGCATTGTTGTTTTAAAATTTTGCATTCTTTCACGTGCTGCTAATAATTCTTCCTCTGATGGTTGCAGTGTAACCGATGACAACTGACTTTGCTCATCTTTATTGTATGGTTTATCAGCGCAAACAAATGGAAGTGCCTGGTTAGTTATAACATGAATTGTTGATAATTCATTATGCCCACTTGGTAGTGATATTAACTCAACATTATACCCGTTTCTTTGTAATTCTTGAGGGAATCTTTGGTTAGCTTCAAGTCGAGTTTCGCCTGTAACATTATATTTGATTTGGTTAGCAGGTGTTTGTCTCAGGGTTTCTAATTGGCCAATAGACATGAAAATATTCAAGCCTTGTGGTGAATAAATCTATTTTTTATCATTTGAAATAATCAAGTAGGAAGAAATGGACGAGTAAGTTGCTTTAGTTACCATCGGAACAGGTAGTATTGATACAGCTGTATGTCAGGAGATGTAAAAAATCGAATTATCAAATTTCATTGATTGTTATTTCAAAGAAGGCAATCATGGACCAATAACCATGGCGCGCAAGCGCGGATTGTCCTTAGGACATGGCATTAACCCAAATTTTTATTGGAAAAAATGCAATGTTATTTCATGTAGAAAGAAGGACAATCCTTTTGCGAAAATACATTAATGTGGTCATGAAAAAAATAGAGCCTATTATTGCAAGCGTCAGAAATTGCGGCCACACGATACCAAACCCTGCCCCTCTAAATAAAATCGATTGAGCAAGCATCACAAAGTGAGTGTTAGGCGCAACCAGCATCATGGTCTGGACAAATTCAGGCATGCTCTCACGAGGGGTCAATCCACCTGAAAGCATTTCTAGCGGGAGAAGTACCAGAATCAATAAGATACCAAATTGAGGCATGGAGCGGGTGATGGTTCCCATAAAAATACCTATTGACGTTGTAGCGAACAAATTGATTGCCGCACCAAGCAAAAACAGAAGAATTGAACCCTCAATGGGGGCAGAGAGTAACCCTTGTACCACTGTAATAAGCGAAACAGCACAAACGATGAGTACAATGGAAGCCATTGCCCAAATTTTGCTGGCCATGATTTCAAATGGCGTGACTGGCATCACTAATAAATGTTCAATTGTTCCATGTTCGCGCTCCCGAAGTAATGCGGCACCCGTTAGCACAATGGATAACATCGTTACATTATTAATCAACTCCATTAAGGCACCAAACCAGATCTTAGTTAATGTCGGGTTAAATCGAACGCGGACTGCAAGATCAACAGGCGGAGTTTCCACAGAACGATAATGTTCGACAAATTCATTGATCTCCCTCTCAATAATAGTTTGAATGTAGGCTGTTCCTGTGAACGCCTGACTCATGCGTGTAGCATCAATATTCAGTTGAAGGGTTGGCTTTCGCCCGGACAAAAGATTCCGTTGAAAATCAGGCGGGATATTTAAACCAAAGGTATATAAGCCTTCATCCATGCCCGAATCCATCTTTGCTTGTGAGGTGGTCACGTATTTTATAAATTGTGGGGGATAAAAAGCATCCCTGATACGTTGTGAAACAGCGGATTGATCGAGATCAACAATGACAATCGGTGCTTTGTGCAGCATTTCGGGCATGGCTGTGGCTGTTGTATAGATTTGTACAGTAAATGCAAAGACGATCAGTGCTATCATAATTGGGTCACGAAGCAAACTTCGATATTCCTTAAACCCAAGTTGCACAATATTACTTATTGTCACTTAGCGCTCCTGTTTTTTTAAAAATAAAAGACAACACCCAAGCAATACCGGCAAGGTGATGAGTAAATATAAAAAAGGATGGAGCAAATCTTGAAAACTCAGTGCCTTGGAAAAAGTACCTCGCGAAATCGTAAGAAAATGCGTTACCGGATAGATTTGGCCTATCATTGCTCCCAATCCTTCCAAAGAGGATACCGGCTCTATCATGCCAGAAAACTGGGTGGCTGGAAGAAGCGTCAGTATTGCAGTTCCAAACAATGCCGCCACTTGGCTTTTCATAAAAGTGGAGATTAGAAATCCCATCGAAGTGGAAAGAGTAACGTAGATTAAAGCACTAAAGAAAAGGATGGAAAAACTTCCTTTGATCGGTACATCAAATAAATAAATGGACAAGGCGATTAGCAATAGAAAATTAAATACGGCCAAAATCACATAAGGTATCAATTTTCCCAAAAGAAACTCAAGTTTAGTAATGGGCGTCACGTATAAATTAACGATGGATCCCAGCTCTTTTTCTCGCACCACAGAAAGTGCCATCAACATCGCCGGGATTAACATCAATAGGATAGGAATGACGGCTGGAACCATGGCAGGTAAACTTTTCACATCCGGGTTATAACGAAAACGAGGCTCAATATTGAAGAACTCCTCCGATTTTTGATGAGTCAAATAAGGCCAACTATTCACTAACCAATGCTGATGCATTCCATACACATAACTCTGAATGGTTTCTGCACGGGTAGGCATTGCTCCATCAATCCATGCCCCAACTTGTACGGGAGTCTCTTTATTGATGTCACGGGCAAACCCACTTGGGATTTCCAATGCCAAGCTTAATTTTCCGCTTCGCATACGTTGATCCATTTCTTTATAATCCAAGATGGGAGGGAGTTCTTTAAAATAGTGCGAGCTGGCTATATTAAGAACATAAGCGTGGCTGGCATTCGTTTGATCCCGATCAAGAACTGCAAAGGTTAACTGTTCGATATCCAGAGTAACTCCATAACTCATAATGATCATCAGTAGAATGCTTCCCAAAAGCGCAAGAGTTGCACGAATTGGATCGCGTATCAGTTCGAGCGCTTCACGACGGCTGTAGCTGAACATGCGTCTGATGTTGAAATATTTTTTTGCAGGAATGATTTTGGGGTGTTCAGATAAAGAGCTCATGATTGGTTTTGCAGGATGTTGCCCTGAAGGATTCACCTCCTTCTTCTTCATGGCCTCTTCTAGATAGCTGATAAAGGCTTCTTCTAGCGAAGAGGCTTGTCTTTGTTGGATGAGTTTGACTGGATTTTCACTAACCAATACTTTACCGGCATGCATCAGCGAAATGCGATCGCAACGTTCTGCCTCATTCATGAAATGGGTAGAAATAAAAATGGTTACTTTATCCTGTCGGGATAAATCAAGCATTAATTGCCAAAATATATCGCGAGCAACCGGATCAACACCAGAAGTCGGTTCATCAAGAATGAGTATATCGGGTTGATGGATAATGGCTACAGCAAGAGAAAGCCTTTGACGAAGACCTAGTGGTAATGAGTCAGGCCGTTCATTTTCATAGTCAGACAAAGAGAATTTTTCGAGCAATTGTTTGATGCGTTTGGGAATGCTATGGGCGGGCAAACGAAACAATTTGGCATGCAACATGAGATTTTGATGAACCGTTAATTCCGTGTACAGCGAAAAAGATTGGGACATATAGCCAATGCGTTGACGTATCATCAGATCGTTTGAATCAACAGATTGTCCAAATAGCGAAGCTTGACCCTCGCTGGCAGGAAGCAGACCGGTTAATATTTTCATAACCGTTGTTTTGCCACAACCATTCGAGCCAAGAAACCCAAAAATTTCGCCACGCTCTATACAAAAATTGACGTGGTCTACTGCGACAAAATCACCAAAGCGTTTGGTCAAACCGGTTGCTTCAATAGCTACTTCCGATTTTTGAGTGGATGAGCGGGGTTCTATTACCATGGGGTGCATTTGTCGCTGCTGCTCGGGTAAGAGGGCAACAAACGCTTCTTCCAGAGAATGAGTACGACTTTGCCTCAACAGGTCACTCATAGTCCCTGAAGCCAAGACTTTTCCAGCATTCATTGCAACCAGCCAATCAAAACACGCCGCTTCCTCCATGTATGCAGTGGCCACCAGAACACTCATTTTCGGCATTTCAGCACGCAACGTCTCAATGAGCTCCCAGAATTGACGCCTTGAAAGGGGATCCACTCCTGTCGTAGGCTCATCCAGAATTAACAGATCGGGAGTGTGAATCAGAGCACAACATAATCCAAGTTTCTGCTTCATCCCTCCAGACAGCTTACCTGCTGGCCTGTCTCGAAAAGGGAATAACCCTGTTCTATCCAACAAACGGGTAATGTAGTATTGTCGCACTTCACGGCTATGGCCAAAAAGACTCCCAAAGAAATCGATGTTTTCAAATACTGAAAGGGTAGGATACAGATTTTTCCCCAAGCCTTGAGGCATATAAGCAATGCGCGTGCAGAGGGCTTCACGATGAGAGCTACTCGCCATATTGCCACCAAGAACAAAAATTTGTCCGCGTTGAATGACGCGGGCTCCAGCAATGAGTGAAAACAGACTGGATTTTCCAACACCATCTGGCCCAATGAAGCCAACAATACAACCAGAAGGCAGTTTAAGAGTAATGTTATCCAGGGCACAAGTTTTACCATACCACAAACTCAGGTTATTGATTTCACAAACCGGTTTTTCAACCCCATTATTGGAGGCCTTGTTATTTGACATTTATTTTAACTTCCAACGCCGCGGGCCATTTGCTTTTGGGATCTAATTGAACATAAGCCATCCCTGGCAGCCCTGTCTTGACTAAGGCGATATATTTTTTCAGCAATTCAGGTGCAATACGGGCTTTAACACGGAACATCAGTTTTTCTCGTTCACTGGCCGTTTCTACGGCTTTAGGTGTGAATTGCGCCACACTGGCGACAAAAGTCACCTTAGCCGGTATCACATAGTTGGGTGCCGCATCAAGAATTAAATGAACTGGTGCGCCGATTTGTACTTTACCTGCTTGCTCTGTTGGAAGAAAAAAAACCATATACACATCACTTAAGTCAACCATGTTCAATACTCTGCCTCCTGCGCTGAGCACTTCTCCTGGTTGCGCAACCCGAAACTGGATACGTCCATCACAGGGAGCGATTAAAGTGCTGTCGTTGATATCTGCTGATATACGCTCGATGGTCGCTTGGGTCGCATCGACAGAGGACTCTACGGCGACAACTTCTGCCTCAGCAGTTGCAATCGATGCATCAGCGGAAGCAACATGCGCTTTGGCAGCATGGAGAGTGGCTTGTGCGCTATAGAAATGAGCACGGGCCTCATCAAGACTATCCAGTGACGCAGCCCCTTTAGTGACCAATTTTTCAGTACGGGAAAGGCGTTTTTGCGCCAAATCGAGCTCTGCTTCGCGTTGAGCAACGGTAGCTAATGCGGCTTCTTTTTCACTTTTTCGTTGAATGACCTGATTTTTGGCACTAATGACTTTGCTCTTGGCTTCTTTATTCTGTGCTTTGGCTTCTCTAAGCTGTGCTTCTAATACTTCCGTATCCATTTTAGCCAGAACTTGACCTGATTTTACAAAGTCACCTTCATCCACCAGGATGGTTTCTATTCGTCCAGGAATTTTGGTTGCAATATCAATCTCTACGGCTTCAATACGCCCATTACCACTGGCAAAACCTTCTCCCATTGGATTGGGGTGATAATAATACCAAAAAATGGGTATTAGCATAAGGCATAAACCGCCAATAACAATTCCCCATAACCATTTTTGTTTCCTTCCGACGGCCATGTTCATCCTTATTTTCAATAATCTCTTTTAATGTACCGGTATGAGGTGCATTCCAAAGTCCGCACGTTGTTTGGCATAAAACTGATTTAAGTTATTTTTGCTATATTAAAATTAATTCACTTAATGATTTAAGACAAATGTATTTTACACTCATTATGATTATTATAGGGATTTTTTTCCTTTTAGGAGGAGCCATCGTGGTTTGGCCGCTTATCAAAAAAGCATCGTATTATCATTACCAATGGATAGCCAATCTTGTGCTTATTTGTTTTTTTATAGGCAGTTTTCTTTTTGTCATTGTCTACACCCTTTTGATTAATGAGTTTTTTACGAATTATTTTTACGCCACCCTTTTTTTATTAGGGGGTTTTTATGTGTTTTGGATGAGTTATTTGAGTTCAAAAACGATTGAAAAAATCAAAACCATGGATAATTTGAAGTTAGAATATGAAAAAATTCGTTATAATGCAGAACACGATAAACTCACCGGATGCTTCAATCGTCATTATTTAATGGAAATTTTGGACAATCGCTTTAGAAAAATCAAATTAAACACTGGACAGTTAACGGTCATGTTTGTTGATTTAGATGGGTTTAAGAAAATCAATGATGAATATGGCCATGATTTCGGGGACCAAATCTTACAGCGCTTTGGTCAATTATTAAAACAACAACTTCGAGAAGAAGACATCATTGCCCGCTATGGTGGCGATGAATTTGTGGTATTGGTTGAAAACATCCCCTTAACTAAAGCCAAGTCTATCGGACAG
This window of the Fluoribacter dumoffii NY 23 genome carries:
- a CDS encoding Hsp20/alpha crystallin family protein, which produces MSKLIKWKKETPIAIEHTHNPFLRLQNEIDRVFHDFNDFFSPSRFNWEFDNLNLAPSMDVVEDKDHYSIELEMPGMDEKDIKVSLADNILTISGEKSTSKKNEDKKYLSREISYGKYERSISLPSTIDVDKAKATFKKGTLCIELPKKEEAKKSTRDIKVEKA
- a CDS encoding transposase; this encodes MVRQVYTKEFKIKAIELLESSNKPLRQVARELVVAENNLYNWRKQYLLKQEKVFPNQSQLNEKDLELKRLKARVAELEEEREILKKAAAFFAKEGQRNMR
- a CDS encoding IS3 family transposase translates to MQQEELKPKAARRFKVTTDSRHSKHVAENILGRPFNPVAINTVWASDITYIQTDEGWLYLA
- a CDS encoding IS3 family transposase, producing the protein MGTRLVTSLIEDALIMAIHRNNPPNGVIHHSDIGSQYCSNAYQSLLKEHDFICSMSGSGNCYDNAVMESFYHTLKVEMIYGEQYKTRKDARLALFDYIEVFYNRQRIHSTLGFQTPNDFGLVA
- a CDS encoding ABC transporter permease; amino-acid sequence: MTISNIVQLGFKEYRSLLRDPIMIALIVFAFTVQIYTTATAMPEMLHKAPIVIVDLDQSAVSQRIRDAFYPPQFIKYVTTSQAKMDSGMDEGLYTFGLNIPPDFQRNLLSGRKPTLQLNIDATRMSQAFTGTAYIQTIIEREINEFVEHYRSVETPPVDLAVRVRFNPTLTKIWFGALMELINNVTMLSIVLTGAALLREREHGTIEHLLVMPVTPFEIMASKIWAMASIVLIVCAVSLITVVQGLLSAPIEGSILLFLLGAAINLFATTSIGIFMGTITRSMPQFGILLILVLLPLEMLSGGLTPRESMPEFVQTMMLVAPNTHFVMLAQSILFRGAGFGIVWPQFLTLAIIGSIFFMTTLMYFRKRIVLLST
- the rbbA gene encoding ribosome-associated ATPase/putative transporter RbbA, which translates into the protein MSNNKASNNGVEKPVCEINNLSLWYGKTCALDNITLKLPSGCIVGFIGPDGVGKSSLFSLIAGARVIQRGQIFVLGGNMASSSHREALCTRIAYMPQGLGKNLYPTLSVFENIDFFGSLFGHSREVRQYYITRLLDRTGLFPFRDRPAGKLSGGMKQKLGLCCALIHTPDLLILDEPTTGVDPLSRRQFWELIETLRAEMPKMSVLVATAYMEEAACFDWLVAMNAGKVLASGTMSDLLRQSRTHSLEEAFVALLPEQQRQMHPMVIEPRSSTQKSEVAIEATGLTKRFGDFVAVDHVNFCIERGEIFGFLGSNGCGKTTVMKILTGLLPASEGQASLFGQSVDSNDLMIRQRIGYMSQSFSLYTELTVHQNLMLHAKLFRLPAHSIPKRIKQLLEKFSLSDYENERPDSLPLGLRQRLSLAVAIIHQPDILILDEPTSGVDPVARDIFWQLMLDLSRQDKVTIFISTHFMNEAERCDRISLMHAGKVLVSENPVKLIQQRQASSLEEAFISYLEEAMKKKEVNPSGQHPAKPIMSSLSEHPKIIPAKKYFNIRRMFSYSRREALELIRDPIRATLALLGSILLMIIMSYGVTLDIEQLTFAVLDRDQTNASHAYVLNIASSHYFKELPPILDYKEMDQRMRSGKLSLALEIPSGFARDINKETPVQVGAWIDGAMPTRAETIQSYVYGMHQHWLVNSWPYLTHQKSEEFFNIEPRFRYNPDVKSLPAMVPAVIPILLMLIPAMLMALSVVREKELGSIVNLYVTPITKLEFLLGKLIPYVILAVFNFLLLIALSIYLFDVPIKGSFSILFFSALIYVTLSTSMGFLISTFMKSQVAALFGTAILTLLPATQFSGMIEPVSSLEGLGAMIGQIYPVTHFLTISRGTFSKALSFQDLLHPFLYLLITLPVLLGCCLLFLKKQER
- a CDS encoding HlyD family secretion protein encodes the protein MAVGRKQKWLWGIVIGGLCLMLIPIFWYYYHPNPMGEGFASGNGRIEAVEIDIATKIPGRIETILVDEGDFVKSGQVLAKMDTEVLEAQLREAKAQNKEAKSKVISAKNQVIQRKSEKEAALATVAQREAELDLAQKRLSRTEKLVTKGAASLDSLDEARAHFYSAQATLHAAKAHVASADASIATAEAEVVAVESSVDATQATIERISADINDSTLIAPCDGRIQFRVAQPGEVLSAGGRVLNMVDLSDVYMVFFLPTEQAGKVQIGAPVHLILDAAPNYVIPAKVTFVASVAQFTPKAVETASEREKLMFRVKARIAPELLKKYIALVKTGLPGMAYVQLDPKSKWPAALEVKINVK
- a CDS encoding GGDEF domain-containing protein, which encodes MYFTLIMIIIGIFFLLGGAIVVWPLIKKASYYHYQWIANLVLICFFIGSFLFVIVYTLLINEFFTNYFYATLFLLGGFYVFWMSYLSSKTIEKIKTMDNLKLEYEKIRYNAEHDKLTGCFNRHYLMEILDNRFRKIKLNTGQLTVMFVDLDGFKKINDEYGHDFGDQILQRFGQLLKQQLREEDIIARYGGDEFVVLVENIPLTKAKSIGQKIIQTTSRITKEKLPNHSSLGCSVGITQLTKNSLSINSVLKKADDACYKAKKNHGNTIWVDDNMTSSFLD